One part of the Quercus lobata isolate SW786 chromosome 7, ValleyOak3.0 Primary Assembly, whole genome shotgun sequence genome encodes these proteins:
- the LOC115952338 gene encoding importin subunit beta-1-like — protein sequence MALEITQFLLSAQSPDANVRTNAEANLLLLQEQNLPSFLLSLSVELSNNDKPIESRRLAGIVLKNSLDAKDAVRKEHLVQKWMQIDISIKSQIKHLLSGTLWSAATEARHTSAQVIAKIASIEIPKKQWPELIGSLLSNMNRQDRPAGLKQATLETLGYVYEEISHKDVLQCELNSVLTAVVQRMNLAEHSPEVCLVATKALYNALNFCQTNFKSDKHRNYIMKMVCETAISKQVEIRQVAFKCLVLIASTYYEMLEPYMHAIFELTFNAVKGDEEAVALQAIEFWSVICDEEIKRQKKHENAESGDSYPPDFHFIKKALGYLVPMLLETLLQQEEDQDQNESMWNLSMAGGTCLGLVARTVGDAIVPLVMPFVNANILKPDWHCREAATCAFGSILEGPNIDKLSPLVHAGLDFMLIAMKDENNHVRDTTTWTLGRIFELFHSPASGFSVISPKNIRQVLAVLMESINDAPNVAEKVCGAIYHLAQGYEDAGLSSSLLTPFLIEIIANLIRTADRTHGGDSKLRSSAYYTFNEVIRGLNVAETSYIIEDQLPVIVNKLEQTLQLPISSTDDREMQGDLQASLCSALQVIIQKLSSTDETKPIILREADKIMKLLLRVFACRSSTVHEEAMLAIGALAYACGPYFENYMHEFYPYLEMGLQNFEVYQVCSITVGVVGDICRALDDKVLKFCDGIMKHLLNDLGCNELHRSVKPPILSCFGDIALAIGEHFERYVAYAVPAMQRAGHICAEIDANDKDTMKYGNQLRRSIFEAYSGILQGFNNSKPEVMLPYAVHLLQFIELVLLDRDREESVTKAAVAVMGDLADSLGLNTKLLFRDHPFCIEFLGECLQSDDENLKKTATWTQGMIGRVMVS from the exons ATGGCTTTGGAGATTACCCAGTTCCTACTGTCTGCTCAGTCACCTGACGCAAATGTCCGTACTAACGCAGAGGCCAATCTATTACTCTTGCAAGAGCAGAAccttccttcttttcttctctccttGTCAGTTGAGCTCTCAAACAACGATAAACCAATTGAATCAAGAAGACTTGCTGGAATTGTGCTTAAGAACTCATTAGATGCTAAAGATGCTGTTAGAAAGGAGCATCTTGTTCAAAAATGGATGCAAATTGACATTTCCATTAAATCCCAAATCAAACATTTGCTCTCAGGGACTCTTTGGTCGGCTGCAACAGAGGCAAGGCACACTTCTGCACAAGTGATTGCTAAAATTGCTTCTATTGAAATTCCGAAGAAGCAGTGGCCTGAGCTAATTGGATCCTTGCTTTCCAATATGAATCGACAAGATAGGCCAGCTGGTCTGAAGCAGGCAACCTTGGAAACTCTAGGATATGTGTACGAGGAGATATCACATAAGGATGTTCTACAATGTGAACTAAATTCTGTTCTCACTGCTGTAGTGCAACGGATGAACCTTGCTGAGCACAGTCCTGAAGTCTGTCTTGTGGCAACAAAAGCTCTTTATAATGCTCTAAACTTTTGTCAGACCAATTTTAAAAGTGACAAGCATCGGAATTACATCATGAAAATGGTCTGTGAGACGGCCATTTCCAAGCAGGTGGAGATCAGGCAGGTTGCTTTTAAGTGTCTTGTTTTGATAGCATCAACATACTATGAGATGCTTGAGCCTTACATGCATGCTATCTTTGAGCTTACCTTCAATGCTGTAAAAGGAGATGAAGAGGctgtcgccctccaagcgatagaGTTTTGGAGCGTTATCTGTGATGAAGAAATAAAGCGACAGAAGAAGCATGAGAATGCTGAGAGTGGGGACTCTTATCCTCCTGATTTCCATTTCATTAAGAAGGCTCTGGGGTATTTAGTTCCTATGCTGTTAGAAACTTTATTGCAGCAGGAAGAAGACCAGGATCAGAATGAAAGCATGTGGAATTTATCCATGGCCGGTGGGACCTGTCTTGGTCTTGTTGCGAGAACTGTTGGGGACGCTATTGTGCCCCTTGTGATGCCTTTTGTCAATGCTAACATATTAAAGCCGGATTGGCATTGTCGTGAGGCAGCTACATGTGCCTTTGGCTCAATCCTTGAAGGCCCAAATATTGACAAGCTCTCTCCCTTAGTCCATGCAGGTCTGGATTTTATGCTTATTGCAATGAAGGATGAAAATAACCATGTCAGAGACACCACTACTTGGACTCTGGGTCGTATCTTTGAGTTATTTCACAGTCCAGCTAGTGGATTTTCGGTGATTTCTCCTAAGAACATTAGACAGGTTCTAGCAGTCCTTATGGAAAGTATTAATGATGCTCCAAATGTAGCAGAAAAGGTCTGTGGGGCAATTTATCACCTTGCCCAGGGATATGAGGATGCTGGACTGAGTTCCTCTCTTCTTACACCATTCCTTATAGAGATCATCGCTAACCTAATTAGGACTGCTGATCGTACACATGGTGGTGACTCTAAGCTCAGGTCATCTGCATATTACACCTTCAATGAAGTGATCAGGGGTTTGAATGTTGCAGAGACATCTTACATCATAGAGGACCAGCTCCCTGTCATTGTGAATAAGTTGGAGCAGACTCTACAGCTTCCGATAAGCTCAACAGATGATAGGGAAATGCAAGGTGACTTGCAAGCTTCTCTCTGTAGTGCCCTTCAGGTCATTATCCAGAAACTTAGCAGTACAGATGAAACCAAGCCCATAATACTCCGGGAAGCagataaaattatgaaattgttaCTGAGGGTGTTTGCTTGTCGTAGCTCTACAGTGCATGAGGAAGCAATGCTTGCAATTGGTGCGCTTGCTTATGCCTGTGGACCATATTTTGAGAACTATATGCATGAGTTCTACCCCTATTTAGAAATGGGATTGCAGAATTTTGAGGTATACCAGGTTTGCTCCATTACAGTTGGGGTGGTTGGTGACATTTGTCGTGCATTGGATGACAAGGTCTTAAAATTTTGTGATGGGATCATGAAACACCTTCTCAATGATCTTGGCTGTAATGAACTCCACCGGTCTGTGAAGCCTCCCATATTATCTTGCTTTGGGGACATTGCTCTTGCCATAGGAGAGCATTTTGAGAGATATGTTGCTTATGCAGTACCAGCAATGCAGAGAGCTGGCCATATCTGTGCTGAGATTGATGCCAATGATAAAGATACTATGAAGTATGGCAACCAGCTCAGGCGTAGCATCTTTGAAGCTTACTCTGGTATTCTCCAAGGTTTTAACAACTCAAAGCCTGAGGTGATGTTGCCATATGCCGTACATCTCTTGCAGTTTATAGAACTGGTCCTCTTGGACAGAGACAg AGAAGAGAGTGTGACAAAGGCTGCAGTTGCTGTGATGGGTGATCTTGCGGATTCGCTTGGTCTGAACACAAAGCTCCTGTTTAGAGATCATCCATTCTGTATTGAATTTTTGGGCGAGTGTCTTCAATCTGATGATGAAAATCTCAAGAAGACCGCAACTTGGACCCAGGGGATGATTGGACGTGTCATGGTTTCATGA